The Gossypium arboreum isolate Shixiya-1 chromosome 6, ASM2569848v2, whole genome shotgun sequence DNA window tcaagaaACAACCAAAGACTTgtctatgaagaacgaagactaCAAATCGAGCAACTAGATGAATGGAGGACACATGAATCgaggacacacgataaaccaaaaccacgccatgacgagctcaatgtcgcaccaaatcaacttaaggttgaagacaaagtactactagatgtagCAGATCCTCGCATTGCCACTTTTGAACCCAACGGATCaatccctcttacagtactcagtattttcccatatggtacagtcgaagTAATTTATCCCAAATTTgccacttttaaggtaaacagtactcgtcttaaaccttatgttgataaaactGATAGCAGGGataaggagtgtaaactcctcgcaccaccatgactATGCACTAGAAAGGTAAGTCGagtttagactataaataagcgcttctcgggaggcaacccgagcactaacaatgttaacttctttaaaaaattttagttttaacatttaatcactaactgagtcattGAAACACAGGTTCTTTAATCCACACggtagggcacacgggcgtgccttaggccatgCCCACACCACGAaaggagacacggccgtgcgatacagcAGTGTGCAAACAGGgcaaattttttcttaaaaatggGATGCGATAAGCCACCACGGCCATGTGTCGTGGCCATGGGTGGGTCTGTCAAAACAACACAGGCGTGCGTCACACCCTTGTCGAGAAACCGTGGTTGAAATTGAGAACTTAATATGGGCGTGCGACATGCCCATGCTCACCACTCGTGCTCAAGACTGataaaacaacacgggcatgcgCATTGGACCATGGGCGTGAGAGAAGCAAACGAAGTAGGACATGCTCATACGACACGACCGTGGGCACCAACACGCCCAAAGAGTACGGGCGTGTACGAGTCTCAAACgtgcccaaatttaaaaaaattgtaaaacacacgggcaaaaattagggcacatgggcgtgccccacTACCGTATGCccaaaaatctatataaaccctttACTATTCATCAACCACTTcctcaaaatccctaaccctagccgttgCAACTTCAAACGACCTACCTGCCACGCCCGTACGCCGACTACAACACCACTTTCGACAATTCAAAGCTCCTCCCTCTTGCGTTTGTTCATTTTTtccctttattttctttattcttttacttatttcatgatattttgttttattttgagcaAATAATCATAGTTATCATGATAGAACCTTGCCATGTCAGTCAATACATTTTGCTGCATTCATCCATTCTTATTGCTTCATAGATTTCatgcttacccacatgcattcattcactaAATATTTCCGTTAGCATTACTCTCATAGTCCTTTTCATAGTAATGACATAATTTATCTGATTGGGTTTATTTATAATTGTTCTTTCGTACTTGACTTCTAAGAAATATCTATATTAGTTTTACCATACATATTTTCCATGCTATTATTGgggagtaattttatttttatttcaattttccaTTACAGGTATACTATGTCGACCTCATGTGGCAAAAAGACCACCATCCccacttcaaagaaaaggaaatgaGCAACGtcctcctcgggtcctaccgtTGAGATCCGTCACCCTTTCCTCCAGTTCTCATTGGGACCCCAACAGGAACTATATCAGATATTAAGGgctcgacccctaggtgtgggtcattgcattgactgggccgcacTAGAATAAATTCAGATGGATGATGCGGTCCGAGCCCTCCTGATGACTGAACCGTAGGAGatcttctttgagatcatcgagctgacgtaccttgagctcacgatggaacccTGCTCAACCTTCCATCTTCAAGTCGTCATGACAAACTTCGTCGATCCTGGAACGGTCTAGTTTTTCCTTGGTGGTCTAGTGCGCCAGTTGAGCATACCGGAGTTTGGAATTGCACTAGGGCTATACACAaaggagttcatggatgacaatgaactcgacaccctccatcgccacatcTACTACTATCCCTCGAAGTTCTGAAAGGACCTCGTCCCTGTCTCAgccacctatgatcctagccACTCTAAGGCGTCGACCCTCGCCCCATCCCTACGATACCTACAcaccatcttggcccacactctgacagGACGGCGAGAGTGcattggcgtcgtcaacactcacaatGCCTAGttcttatggagcatggcgaaTGGACACGTCTTGAACCTTGCCTacttcattgccctcgccatccGCCATCAGACGGAGCGACATAGGAGAGAGGTCATCTATATCGGGCCCCatgtgactcgattggctcggtactttgggctcctcaacacagtggcacaatcatcctccctcactctcatcggccagatgtctccacagggCATTTCGAGCATGCTCCATATGTGGATGATAGAGAAAGGACGTGGCACCTACActcctcagtaccgcctcatCTAGTCCACCAAGGAGGAGgacctagaggacattactgatgatgtccctccatatCATGAGGATCcatcgtctcagccaccacccatatatcgtccagttcatgcagcggcttcatactctgacatctctgagtgccttactcgatttgagcagcagttttttcagcgttttgatcacattgatgctactcttcatcagatttgtcagcaccttcacatttcatcgccaccaccacctcgcgaaccatccggcgatgacaatgtttaaaaactttttatttattatttttattttcacttttatctttatttatcttctttaagtacttttaatttcattttcctttaatattagtttttacaatttttatttttggctatttcattacaagtaattatgcttccgtatatttcctaaagagttcctgattttatcacaatcATAAAAAGCTCTAAAGCTCATCATTAAATAGGAACTATAAACTCTAATGGCAAAgattctccacgactgccatgttctgctcgaccacgaccatagctactaccagatataatattcttttggtgcaggacttatggactaatgaacctctacgaccaccggagtatcctcctccactctcatcgttgccttggccgattattctccataactctaattcaaggagttcattcatcattcaggaagtttcacctttctctctatcttatgattatatatctatatttttcaatatatccatctttgtacattgtgggcaatgtacatcttaagtgtggggggttttttatatcatcattagaaatccctgaattttgtcttattctcacgtgaatcactcatatcactagtagaatgaattttgattaagttatgatttttattgatatgtcttgaattaaaacataggcatttatgcattgatcgtttaaactttaagacattaaggaatctagcatgataagttgatttttaagaatgaaaaaattttaaggttgtttccccaagtttagatattatcttgagttgaaattcacaagcttaaacatcaaaaaaccataatttttgtgagatcttgagcctttagagcatatgttatttctttcatgctcacttttattatgagtgcgtcagtattgatttgttattctagaacttgcttgattatgcatgtcaagaccacaccatttgattctATGTTTTCATTCTAAGTGCCTCTtctggtgtttaaataggctttagaatgcctaagagccctcaaaaatggtcttttctgaatagggctatacttgggctcgacagggacacgccagtCTGACACACCCATGttcgattactccagcccgtggtcaaggctgttaaataggcacgggtgtgtagtctacccgtgtaagtcatgcttcgatcctgccaaatggacacggccgtgtgacacgcccatgtgaggaagtccaggccatgttgattttccacgtgggtccattttctccgtttttggcccgtttcgcgctctttttactctcctatgctcacctaagtataaaacatgaaattaaaggattaggagcatcagatTCACTAAATATAAGGAGAAACCAtgcataaatgtgctaagcatgggataaaaatatgtataaattacggtttatcaaatacctccacactcaaccatttgcttgtcctcaagcaaaatcctcaactcacaatcaaaaaaaattcttctcaatttataatccctatcaataatatctcaacataatccataagtaatcatacattgaaaattcaactaaaagtacatcaaagtttcaaacattccaagttgagcattttatcatgaaaacataggtgtcccccatcatctaagtaatcacctttgatcaaaatatcacaaagtttaacatcctcactaaagattcactcaaatcactcgaggtgtttaaggacatcaaataaagcactcattagtcaatatgaaaagttatttccataggcttgcatgaaaatcaaatctccaccacactatattgagatgatacatcaatcaaaatggtctttagagggttgtaacgtggctttggtttgcgggtgtggtcataagctgaaagaaaaaggttagaatcgagattaaattgAAGAAATCACGTAACTAGAAAAGTAACTaattatcagttgaatacaagtgagcttcttctcagaatatggaattaacactcaagctcaaaaatgacaaattactactaatatgtatgtaagtattatttttttttaagaacaagtcaaataacatagaacttaattattgcaacaaagaataaaacatagctaagcaattagttcaaatcaaatctcgacaaaaatagggatcaattaggggatttcaataataatgggttatgggttaatattgagggtaaatcaattaatggcttgttaggctcaaaggggatcacaaagggttaattatgaagccGGATTCattgtcaagactgaagatctcccttaaatttccattcaggggttctttatgttttgtattcaatattcttctgagatgttttcttttataattatgaactaaaccccctaaatacctaaggggaatgaaacctaagacaaatcttgttattattatctgaattgtatggtaaatatttgacttattcttaattatgtgttcttaattcttgttttagtattccaggatattgattcaagttaatgctcttattcagaggaggaaaagaccctgtctaagagtaaatttgtcgtaattaagcaaAGTTGATTGCACGcgtagagatagggtgataagattttgtcggattagggtgaaacctaataaggggatccatagattgagttagtGCAACACTAGGACGacaattagaaagagatttcaattaatcaacctagggttagacgttattagtctcgagggagataataacataacttagggatttctacgaatcaagtcaaatgaataaatcgtctgattcaaagtcaaataacaagtgaagtctaggtggatttttccttgggtattgtcttaatcaatcgagttttctgaaaagctttttcccaattttctctctgtgcacccttagtttagttgagtagtttagataaacaaatcctttAATGTTTAGGCTagttaataaaaagaaagtaattactagtactcttgccttcatcgtgataatagttagtttcaagaacgattaattataaatttttaagacCTATCGCTAATATCACGTACCatttatctactaatataagttatatTTCCATATTATGATTCAACcacgtaataccacttagtattaaTTAAATGTTAGATAACTAGTGGCTTGTATTTTGCTTTGCATGAAAAAACATTGTAGGCAACATACAAAAGGTACTAATGTAATTAATGGATATTATATTAAACTGATTTGTTTGAAAAATAGAAGTATACTtagacaaaaatactacactAAGGGCACTAGATCCCAGCAGAGTTGTATTTTtcgtatttaaatattattattcagTTAATAGTTGTTCGATTGAGACACTTGTTATTCTCTTTATAAATAGAGACTAAGGACTAAGTTAAAAATACACTTTAAATACGTTAATATTCTCTCAAAATATAAAAGGATTATTTTCCCAAATAAATTCTATCTTTTGACAATAATTTGTCTTTCGGTTACTAGCACCTTTTGAGGTTAATGATAGCAGAGAAGAACAAGTGGTTAAAAGCCAAGAACACTTTAGTTCCCTTCGTACAAAGCATAAGTATGACTTATGTAAATAGATTTATGGCTATAAATATCACCACTGGTTAGTTTTGAAAGAAAACAATAGACTAATTCATTGTTTTAGAATTATTTTTTCCAACATAATCTTGTAGTTTTGTCCTCAAAGAAAGAATATTTTACCTCCATCTATTTATACGGTTTTTAATTCTCCAATTTAAGGAATGAGTTTTCAATAGTAAGATTAGAGTTAATCTTACATACCTGTTCCCATTTGTCCAACATAGACTTGTAGGTCTCCATAAAATCTCCATTGGGCTTTACCTTTAACATCATTAACTTTAACTACAAAAAAATGATGGGATcaagatttttaaataaaaagtataaAGATTCAATGTATCAAAATTAAAAGTATactaactaaattttaaaatttaaaagagtaTAAAAACATTTGACATATTTAAGATTATATATTATACACAACAGATGATGCATAAAATACAAATCCAAATAATGAAACAATGTATCAAGTAGCTTAAAATGGATTAAAATGGCatataaatgtttttaaaaaattgaaactaAAAAGCAAGTAGTGAATCCTCGAATGGTTAGGGCAGCCATTGTAAATAGAGATTAGAGGTTAGAAAATGGAGATGCAACCATAGTAGATGGAGTTCAAGTTATTTGCACCATTAGGAGTCCAAgctcatttatatattttttctaaaaatagatATTATTATTTGCCCTTGCAATTAATACTTCTAATATATATAACTTTAGTCGAAAATGGAagatattattatttgaattaaaatTTATGCGCAATGGAAATCAAGTTTTAAAATACTGTTTACAGTCCAAGCTCATTTAATTGATATTATCTgtacaattttaccaatttagctTTTACcctttaaaattacataaatagttttaataaattttaaaattaatttttcatatttgaaataaaaacataaaattttaaaattaataattttaaaaaattaaaatcatatttaaaaattaaaaattataataaataaactctttaaaattaaaaaataattttaaaaatataaaacttttaaaattctAACATGACAAGTAATCGAGAAACCAAACAGTCATATCGGCTACTAATTTAGGATTATGACTCTTTGACACAATTATTCATCTTAGTCAACCCAACTTGTCAATTGTTTGGGGTTTTCATGGACAATCCATATTATtctagaaattaaatatttttatattattctagTAAATAATTTTTCTATATTATTCAAGAAAAAAAGCTAAAAAGAAAAGTCACAAATATGAATATatatggaaattttaaattttatataaatataaatgattaatGTATCACAACTATATTTAtctatatttactattattaaatattttattaaattagctACGTGAACTAACCAGATAcaaatttaattagaaaaaatttaaaacattctTTTAAATAAAGAAATACTAGTATACGACTGTAAGAAATTTTTGTTATCGTTctacataaaatttataaaataatttaatctcaaaataaaattttaaaaattacatatCATAGAACTTAAACATAGAATACCAAGATCAGTGTTAGTGCCATaatttagtaaaatattaaaccccttaaaatgattataacatgAGAAAAAACGCATAGTTCGAATATAATTATAGTGACATGTTCCGCAAATAGGAATTTGAGGTAGCGAAGATGCCTGCCAGAGTGGTATATTTGATAATGCTCAAAATTTTGTCATAGAAGATGGGAATTTGCTGATGGCCGTTAGTCAAATGAGCCTATTGATCTGTCCGCCTAAGTTACCGGCTGGAAATTGTAATAGACCTTTAGCTTTCAAATTTAGCTAGAAACTTGGCTGCAGATCCTCTAGCTAAACTTAGCTTGAGGTGGAAAATTAGCCTCCAAATCCTTAATGAGGCTCCTGAAGAAATAAGAGATTTGTTACATGTAAAAAGGGACAATGGTTGGCCCTTGTAGTTGATGTTATTCTTTTttccaccaaaaaaaaaaaaagacaaattaTTTACCAGCAAAGGTTTATAACAATCAACAAAATCTTATCAACGCTCCCAGGTATTTTGGCTTTGTAACTGAAAGTGACCAATGGCAGCTTTCTCATCAATGAATGGAGGTTGCTTTGGTGCCGGAAGATTTTCTGTCTCAGTACTAAGCATCGAAGTCACGGTTGACATGGTTGGCCTATCTGTCGCAAAGTTTTGCATACATAGTAGTCCAACATGTATGCATTTCAGGATTTCCCCGTCAAAACTTGAATCTGATACAGCTGGATCTATGAAGGCCAAGATGTTGTCCTTATTCCACAGTTTCCATGCCTGATATCAATTGATTGAACTGTTAGGCATATTCGATTATTATTGGGATTCAATCAAGTTTTACTGCAAATTACGTATCCCAAAAGGCTCAATGAATGCTCATCCTCATGAAAACTTGAGTTTCTTCTTCCACTGATAATCTCTAATGTCAATATCCCAAAGCTAAAAACatcatatttttctaaaaattgtCCTCTCATTACATATTCGGGTGCCATATAACCGCTGTGAATTTCATCATTCAAATgcaaaaatggttaattttgctTGAAGAGTGATGTTTTTAAAAACTATTACTCTTGGTTAAGAAACAATAGCTTACTATGTACCGAATATCCTTTTAGTAGTGGCTTGGCTTTCATTGTCAAAAAAAATCTTTGCTAACCCAAAATCTGAAATTTTAGGGTTTAGTTCTTCatctaataaaatattatttacttTTAAGTCTTTATGTACAATTCGTAATCTTGAATCCCTGTGAAGATATAAAAGACCTCGACTGATCCCTTCTATAATGTTGAAACGCTTTCTCCAATCAAGAAGTTTTGCATTGTGTGAATCTAACACAATTTCACtcaaaataataacaaaacaacATTAGTATGCATTTCCTAGTGGATTATGGGATTAATGTGAAAATTGAAAATGACAGAGAAAAGGCTGCGAACGGGCTCTAACCAAAGAGAAAAATATCCAAGCTCTTGTTTGGCATGTACTCATATACTAACATCTTCTCTTCCCCATCAATGCAGCTTCCGAGAAGCCTCACGAGATTCCGGTGTTGAAGTTGAGAAATCACAGTCGCCTCGTTCGTGAATTCTTCTATCCCTTGTCTAGATGCTCTTGAAAGTCTTTTCACTGCTACTTCCTGCCCATCTTGGAACTTTCCCTAGAAGGACGGATTAACTTAACAACTATAAAAGTCAACGGATGAATACATTGTAATAGCCAATACCTTGTAAACTACACCAAAACCACCCTTGCCAAGCTTATTGGCAGGATCGAAGTTGTTTGTTGCAGCCGCCAGGTTCTCAAAATCTAACACTTGAAGCTCTTGAAGTTGGACTCCTCTTTGGCATTTCCTCAGAACATTG harbors:
- the LOC108462029 gene encoding G-type lectin S-receptor-like serine/threonine-protein kinase SD1-13 → MANNSRGQCEEERCPGILSRNVLRKCQRGVQLQELQVLDFENLAAATNNFDPANKLGKGGFGVVYKGKFQDGQEVAVKRLSRASRQGIEEFTNEATVISQLQHRNLVRLLGSCIDGEEKMLVYEYMPNKSLDIFLFDSHNAKLLDWRKRFNIIEGISRGLLYLHRDSRLRIVHKDLKVNNILLDEELNPKISDFGLAKIFFDNESQATTKRIFGTYGYMAPEYVMRGQFLEKYDVFSFGILTLEIISGRRNSSFHEDEHSLSLLGYAWKLWNKDNILAFIDPAVSDSSFDGEILKCIHVGLLCMQNFATDRPTMSTVTSMLSTETENLPAPKQPPFIDEKAAIGHFQLQSQNTWER